The following proteins come from a genomic window of Companilactobacillus pabuli:
- a CDS encoding tRNA dihydrouridine synthase, whose translation MTQSAYWNRIAKKAKDENRPFFSLAPMEAVTGSVFRRVVMKAAAPDNFYTEFTNALSITHPLAKETTKGRLYIDPAENPKPIVQLWGNSEIDFAKAAKEVEKQGYEAIDINMGCPDIAVIKNHSGSDLIRHFDTAKEVIEGARQSDLPVTVKTRIGYSDVHEYETWIPFLLKQQVPVLTVHMRTREEMSKVPAHYELIDDLVQMRDTYAPDTLLQINGDIADYQAGIDLANAHPGVDGIMIGRGIFMNPYAFEKTPKHHSEHELLNLLRYQLDLYDQFVAKGIPGHFAPLQRFFKIYVRGMKGASAIRNDLMQTKTTDDARAIIDRIDPGE comes from the coding sequence GTGACCCAGTCAGCATACTGGAATCGCATCGCCAAAAAAGCTAAAGATGAGAATCGTCCTTTCTTTAGTTTGGCACCAATGGAGGCTGTAACGGGATCAGTTTTTCGTCGAGTAGTGATGAAAGCCGCAGCTCCAGATAATTTTTATACTGAATTTACTAATGCCTTGAGTATCACTCATCCGTTAGCTAAAGAAACTACTAAGGGTCGTTTGTACATTGATCCAGCTGAAAATCCTAAGCCAATCGTGCAATTGTGGGGTAACTCGGAGATTGACTTTGCCAAAGCTGCTAAAGAAGTAGAGAAGCAAGGCTATGAAGCAATTGATATCAACATGGGCTGTCCAGACATTGCCGTTATCAAAAACCATAGTGGTAGTGATTTGATTCGTCATTTTGATACTGCTAAAGAGGTCATTGAAGGTGCCCGTCAAAGTGACTTGCCAGTGACTGTTAAAACAAGAATTGGCTACAGCGATGTGCACGAATATGAAACTTGGATACCGTTCTTATTGAAGCAACAAGTTCCAGTTTTAACGGTTCACATGCGCACTCGAGAAGAAATGAGTAAAGTGCCAGCTCACTATGAATTGATTGATGATCTAGTTCAAATGCGTGACACATATGCTCCTGATACTTTGTTACAAATCAATGGTGACATTGCTGATTATCAAGCTGGGATTGATTTGGCTAATGCTCATCCGGGTGTTGATGGGATTATGATAGGACGAGGAATCTTCATGAATCCTTATGCCTTTGAAAAAACTCCTAAACATCACTCTGAACATGAATTGTTGAATTTGTTGCGTTATCAACTTGATTTGTATGACCAATTTGTTGCTAAAGGAATTCCGGGACATTTTGCTCCATTGCAACGTTTCTTCAAGATTTACGTTCGTGGTATGAAGGGCGCTTCTGCTATTCGAAATGACTTGATGCAAACTAAAACAACTGATGATGCTAGGGCGATTATTGATCGTATCGATCCTGGTGAATAA
- a CDS encoding multidrug effflux MFS transporter, with protein MKNVRNTVPSILLIIVLVGFPQISESIFTPVLPQLSTNMNVSASTAQLTMSIYFIAFALGVFFWGQLSDKIGRRKAMNLGIIVYLLGNIGLYFSPTFKLLLVSRFIQALGSSVGSVVTQTIMRESFDGIKGTQVFSKVGAAMALSPAFGPLIGGAIETYLGYKNVFSGLIMMAILVLLYSYTRLPETRDINKIKRISLLKVTNKLLQDPIVWSYGILIGGINGILFGYYSEAPFIFIEHFGFSSVKYGSLGLTIALASLIGAFIVNVSVKYIKSETIALLGLAFSVISALLLLISLQFDQVYLMIIGFFLIFLGLNTTLPITLNLALKGYEEIIGSASGIFSLGYYLIVSLLTYLVSFIHNGTIYALPSFILVTSLIMLIIYLPIGLKKK; from the coding sequence ATGAAAAACGTCCGCAATACCGTACCATCTATTCTATTAATTATCGTTCTGGTAGGTTTTCCACAAATCAGTGAATCAATTTTCACACCTGTCCTGCCACAACTTAGTACCAATATGAACGTATCAGCTTCTACAGCTCAACTCACCATGAGCATTTATTTTATTGCTTTTGCCCTAGGAGTATTTTTCTGGGGACAGCTGTCAGACAAAATTGGTCGTCGAAAAGCTATGAATTTAGGCATCATTGTCTATCTACTTGGAAACATTGGCTTATATTTCAGTCCCACATTTAAACTTTTATTAGTTTCCCGATTTATCCAAGCTCTTGGTAGCAGTGTCGGTTCAGTCGTCACTCAAACTATTATGCGTGAAAGTTTTGATGGCATTAAAGGTACTCAAGTGTTTTCCAAAGTTGGTGCTGCAATGGCTTTATCACCAGCTTTTGGTCCTCTGATTGGTGGTGCCATTGAAACTTACTTGGGTTATAAAAATGTCTTCAGTGGCTTGATCATGATGGCCATTTTAGTTTTGCTATACAGCTATACTCGCTTACCTGAAACAAGAGATATCAACAAAATCAAACGAATTTCACTATTAAAAGTTACAAACAAGCTCCTTCAAGATCCAATTGTTTGGAGTTATGGTATTTTGATTGGTGGCATCAATGGAATCCTCTTTGGCTACTATTCAGAAGCACCCTTTATCTTTATAGAACATTTCGGCTTTTCATCAGTCAAGTATGGTTCTCTAGGTCTAACTATAGCTTTAGCTAGTTTAATCGGTGCTTTTATCGTTAATGTTTCTGTCAAATACATCAAGTCTGAAACAATTGCCTTATTAGGATTAGCTTTCAGTGTGATATCTGCATTATTATTGTTAATAAGTCTACAATTTGATCAAGTTTACTTAATGATAATTGGTTTTTTCTTAATTTTTTTAGGCTTGAACACGACTTTACCAATTACTTTGAATTTAGCTCTAAAAGGCTACGAAGAAATTATTGGTAGTGCCAGTGGGATTTTTAGTCTCGGCTATTATTTAATTGTCAGCTTACTAACATATCTTGTTAGCTTTATTCACAACGGAACAATTTATGCTTTACCGAGTTTCATCTTAGTAACCAGCTTAATTATGCTAATAATTTACTTGCCAATCGGTTTAAAAAAGAAATAA
- a CDS encoding aldo/keto reductase produces the protein MKTIKLGNSQINVSATALGIMRMVRLDTKDATNVLENVHDKGINFIDSADIYGNGDSERIFGKAFKQSSLKRDDFFIQSKGGIVLDPKKSSGELVFGQRYDFSKQHLIETVDKILQRMQIDYLDSFLLHRPDPLMELSEVADAFDELQASGKVRHFGVSNFNPMQVEMLQSELNQKLMINQLQFGVMHTGPIQFGLHTNMQDDASINRDGEIIEYSRLHNMTIQAWSPYQYGLFAGTFIDNPKFPELNNKLQELANKYKVTKNAIATAWILCHPAKMQVILGSMNPKHLDESIAGTEVTLTHQEWYDVYFAAGNDLP, from the coding sequence ATGAAAACAATAAAACTTGGCAATAGCCAAATAAACGTATCCGCAACAGCTTTAGGAATCATGCGTATGGTACGTTTGGATACGAAAGATGCTACTAACGTACTTGAAAATGTTCATGATAAAGGTATTAATTTCATCGATTCAGCCGACATTTATGGCAACGGCGATTCGGAAAGAATTTTTGGAAAAGCCTTCAAGCAATCTAGTTTAAAACGTGATGATTTCTTCATCCAATCTAAGGGTGGCATTGTTTTGGACCCTAAAAAGAGTTCAGGAGAATTAGTTTTTGGTCAAAGATACGATTTTTCTAAGCAGCATTTAATTGAGACCGTCGATAAAATCTTACAAAGAATGCAAATTGACTATTTAGACTCATTTTTGTTACATCGTCCCGATCCATTGATGGAACTTTCCGAAGTTGCTGATGCTTTTGACGAATTACAGGCTTCTGGTAAAGTAAGACATTTTGGAGTTTCCAACTTTAATCCAATGCAAGTTGAAATGCTACAGTCAGAACTCAATCAAAAACTAATGATCAATCAATTGCAATTCGGTGTCATGCATACGGGTCCAATTCAATTTGGTTTGCACACTAATATGCAAGACGACGCCAGCATCAATCGTGATGGCGAGATTATCGAATACTCAAGACTTCATAATATGACAATTCAAGCTTGGTCACCTTATCAATACGGTTTATTTGCAGGAACTTTCATTGATAATCCCAAGTTCCCTGAACTTAACAATAAATTACAAGAATTAGCAAACAAATATAAAGTTACCAAAAATGCTATCGCAACAGCCTGGATTTTGTGCCACCCTGCCAAAATGCAAGTAATTCTTGGTTCAATGAATCCTAAACACTTGGACGAAAGCATCGCCGGTACTGAGGTAACATTAACTCATCAAGAATGGTATGACGTATACTTCGCTGCTGGAAATGATTTGCCTTAA
- a CDS encoding MerR family transcriptional regulator, whose product MLYSIGQVAEKLNISTYTLRYYDKEGLLPFVDRDESGRRVFKDADFNYLETISCMKEAGLPVKHIAKFIELCLAGDRTLEERYDFLAEQETDLEDQMAALQHTLDFLRWKKWYYKHALAAGTEDANYIPGTTETRPELKKEFNDLVDRGFDPKELGLIDK is encoded by the coding sequence ATGTTATATTCCATTGGGCAAGTTGCCGAGAAGTTAAATATCAGTACTTATACATTGCGTTATTATGATAAAGAAGGTTTATTGCCTTTTGTTGATCGAGATGAAAGTGGTCGTCGTGTTTTTAAAGACGCAGATTTCAACTATTTAGAAACAATCAGCTGTATGAAAGAAGCCGGATTGCCAGTTAAGCACATAGCTAAGTTTATTGAATTGTGCTTGGCAGGTGATAGGACACTTGAAGAACGCTATGACTTTTTGGCAGAACAAGAAACAGATTTGGAAGACCAGATGGCCGCATTACAACACACGTTAGATTTTTTGCGTTGGAAAAAATGGTATTACAAACATGCCTTAGCTGCTGGCACTGAAGATGCTAACTACATTCCTGGTACTACTGAAACGAGACCGGAATTAAAAAAAGAATTTAATGACTTAGTTGATCGTGGCTTTGATCCAAAAGAGTTAGGTTTAATTGATAAATAA
- a CDS encoding helix-turn-helix domain-containing protein — MFSKEIKIKVVLDYLSGKSYTSITRKYGIKGSATIYHWVRLFKEFGVEGLANNYSKTFYDYSFKIKVITWRVDHRASYPVTAKRYKIRNPTTIWQWERDLESGRLKPNDRRPGKMTDKKPRTAEELKHLEEENRRLKIRVAYLEKLHALTQKKKNSQIKKKHK, encoded by the coding sequence ATGTTTTCAAAAGAAATTAAAATTAAGGTAGTTCTTGATTATCTTTCAGGCAAAAGCTACACGTCTATCACTAGAAAGTACGGTATCAAAGGTTCCGCAACTATTTATCATTGGGTACGTTTGTTCAAAGAATTTGGAGTCGAAGGGCTCGCCAACAATTACTCAAAGACTTTCTATGATTATTCGTTTAAAATCAAAGTAATAACTTGGCGAGTCGATCATAGAGCATCATATCCAGTAACTGCTAAAAGATATAAGATCCGTAATCCTACGACAATCTGGCAATGGGAACGAGATCTTGAATCGGGTCGCCTAAAACCAAATGATAGGCGGCCTGGGAAAATGACTGATAAAAAACCACGTACGGCAGAAGAACTTAAACATTTAGAAGAAGAGAATCGTCGGCTTAAGATACGGGTAGCTTACTTGGAAAAATTGCATGCCTTAACTCAGAAGAAGAAAAACTCTCAAATCAAGAAAAAGCACAAATAA